The genome window GCTGACCAGTGTGGACCAGTGGGTGGGAGCCCCAGCTGGCAGCCTGAGTTTCAGCTGTAGTAAGTTTGGATGAGACAGTTTATTAGGGTGGTTTACACCCAGCACATGATCAGTATGTAAGATTTATCAACGCAGTACCGGCTCAGATTCTTCCTACCCTTAGTTATCATGCTGTGGAGTGTTTCTCAGTTAATATCTAGACTTAGTATAAGGTATGTCTGGAAAGGTTGAGTCATGTTCTCAAGCTGGTTCTTACATGTAAGTTCATTCAGTACTGCAAAGGTGGAGTTGGGCTCCTGGTGCTGAGCACAGGCCCAGCCTGACACCCCAGCACTTCGAGGAAGATGGCTGGCTCTGGGGGCGCAGCCTGGATTATTCTTGGACCATAAGAAGGAGCGGGCAGTCAGGAAGCAGCCACCTCTTTCCACTGCTGGCTCATAAGGGCCCCCAAGTTGGAGCTGGCCTGACTTTCTCCCTGTCCTCAGTTCTCTGAATACTCGCAAGTGCCCATGGGCTCAAGCAGCCCTTTGCCAGGGTGGTTGTGGCATTGACACCCTGTCTTGGGTGTACTTAGAGCTTGGTCCTCAAATGCTGAGGGTCAGATGTTGTAGACTCCTCCTCTGCACAGACATCAGTTGATTTTTTCTCTACATGAACTCATGTCCCATGAAGATTGATTGTTACTGCCTGTAGCTTCGTTGATGCCTGAAATGGGTACATGTGGGGCAGTGACATGACAGAAGACATCCCTGTCCCCAGATAAAGGCAGGGCAGCCCCATCTCGTACTTTCACCATCAGCTAGGCACGTGGGCTGTGCCTCCCCCTGCACTACAGTTGGGGGTCTTTGCACAGCTGGGGAGTCAGCTTGGATGCTTTGCCCAACAGCTGGAGTGGGTGGACCATATCCCTGTGAGCCACCCCTGAATACTGAGTTTAGGTGTATCAGAACCCCTAGGCATGCTGAGAGGGGACATTGCTGGCAATTGTGCTGGGGTGTGGAGAGCTGGGGACAAGTACTGGAATCATAGGCTGGCAGGGACTTCCCAGCCCCGAGCACCAAGGCCACCACCGTGACCTCACCCTCTGCACCACTCAGACCTTCAACTGTGAGCCTTAGCTCCTGAAATTGCTGCTGTTTCCTGAATACAAAGTTGCCCTCCCTTGGGTGGTATTGAGAGCTTAGCACTGAGCTTGTCCCCTTCTTTGCATCATGCTCAGGAGGCATGACTCTGTCCTCCCACTGGAAAGGGAACAGGAGACACAGGTAGTGAGGGGTGGATGCAGCATAAACCACAGGCTCCGAGTTCCCCTGTGGCCTGAGTGTGGTATTGCTACCCTGGCTGGGTGGGCCGTGGGTTCTTCTTCCCCTTTTCGAGTGATTGTCCTAATGTGGAACTTTCCCCCAGACACAAGTGAACACTCATGAAGTGCTGCCCTTGCTGCTGTCTTGGGCCATGGGCTCCTGGCTGGAATTGCAGGTCACCCATTTTGCAGGCCTTTGCTGGCTGGATGTTGGCAGAAGGTGGCCCCATACTTCCTCATCCTGAAGTGTGTGGATAGCAGGTCCAATATTTGTGGGCTGGGGCTGTGTCCTGTCTGATCTGCTCTGATCTCGTTTTAGAAAGCAGTCTCCCATCGTGTTCCCAACCACACTGGCTATGGCTTTACAGTACTCTGCAGATGGCTACATGGGGCCTTGGTACCTGGATGGCCCCTTGTGTCCCCACAGGATAGGGTTCTAGATCTGCAAGTGCCATGTCCACACAGTTACAGGCCCAACACTGCTGGAGAGCACCAGGCGGGCAGGTCAGAGCTGGGTAGGAGCCCATGCTGACACCCCCgtgatctcccccccccccccccagggatgcTGGAATATGAACCAGCCAAGAGGTTTTCCATACAGCAGATCAGGCAGCACAGGTGAGTGTCCTCAGGTGCCTGGCTGGGTGGGCCCTGTGTAgggagctgggtgctccaggctGTCCTGATGTGCTGGCTTCCGTAGCTGGTTCCAGAAGAAGCACCCACTGGCTGAGGAGCTGGTGCCCATTCCGCCAAGTTCAGACTGCAAAGACCAGTGGCGCGGCATGACTGTGGTGCCCTATCTGGAGGACCTTCATGGCTGTGCTGATGATGAGGGGGACGAGGACCTCTTTGACATTGAGGATGATATCATCTACACTCAGGATTTCACAGTGCCTGGTGAGTCTAGCAATCACAGTGGCTCACAACGCAGCCTGGATGTCGCCAACATCCCTGAACCCTTAGGTTCAGGTCCATCTAAGCCAGCATATATCCCAGGGGTTGGCTGGGGTGCATGGACAGCTGTGGGTGGGTCAGCACCCCTTCCCTTACAGGAGCAGGTGGGGACTCAGGAGTCAGAGTTTGCCCAGGTGCCCCTTACATTAGTTCCACAGACTGCCAGGCAGTAAGCAATGGGGGAGGCCCCTCTAGTGGCCCTGAGGGTCCAGTGGCCCTCCTGGCACTGCTACCTGCTCTGACAAGTGGCCTTGCTTCCCCAGGTGGCGAGGAGGCGTCTGAGGCAGGGCTTAGAGAGGAGCAAGGCACCCAGCAGAGCCAATGCTCAGACATTTCTGCAGAGGAAGCTGAGGCCGGGGGCGCACAAGAGCTTGAGGAGGAGCTCCCCATGCTTTAGCATAGCCCCGTGCTTTAGCATAGTCACGCtgcccacctgggctgtaggggcCAGGTTGTGTGCCCCTGCCACGGGCCCTCACTGACCCTGTCTGGGTGTCTGAGGGAGGTTGGGCAACTATCCCTGCTTCTGGATGTGTTCCCTTGCAGCACTCACAGTTCTGTTATGTTTTGGGGCTGGTTCCATGGTTCCACAGATCCCATCATAAAAGTTTGCCCAATGCATGTGTGTAGGTGATGCTTATGTCCCCTCTTTGGCTTGTCAGTTGAGTGATAGGTTTTTGTGGAGAGAACCAGCGTGTAGCGGTAGCCTGAGGAGCAGGTGGGGCTCCAGGAGCTGTGTCTCTGGCAAAGTTGGGCAGGGTCCAGGAGTCTCACTGTCAAGGGGTCTGTGGCACCTATTATAGACCATCTTGGTGCCTGGAGCCCCTGGAGGTGATGTGTGTGGTTCTCTGACCCTGGAAGACCTGGCTGTACTCCAGTTGTGGACCTGAGGTGTCTTGGAGCCTCCGTTCCCTCCCTAGAACAGGAGTGAGGGTCCTGCCTCTCAGACACTGGAACCTATGACAGGTGACAGGCACTTGGTTGGCACCCACACCAGCAGGCAGCCTGTTTCCTAGCAAGCGTTAGTGAGGACCCTGACAGATCTCCAGAGCTGGCTCCCAAGCACGCTTCGGGTCTCTTTGAGAAGCCAGGCTGGCCTTTCCTCAGTAGTGATCCCCAGCCTGGGAATGTACTTTTTGCCAGAAGTGGGACAATTTCTGAGGTTGGGCAGCCACTTCTCTCTGACCTGCTCATGGGTCAGTGAAAGGTTGTGCTGGGGCAAGACCCTTCCCACTTTGGTTCTAGTCTATTGGTCACCCTCGGAGGCTCTTGGCTGTCCCTACCATGGGATTTCTGCCACCCACCCTAAGAGCTGGGCCCTGAGCTAGTTAATTGCTGCCAGCACAATGCCTTGAGGGTAAATGGAGCAGATCTCAGATGTGGTGCCTATGGTTGGGCTTAGGTTTGTCCGTGTATAGACCCACCATGTGCTCTATCTAGCAAGGTCCTGTGCGCAGGGATGAACTCTGACCTAGGCACACACAAGTGGGTGCAGCAATTGCCGGAAGCCACTGAGTCAGGCCCTGGACACACTTGTCAAAGAAGGGGCTCCAGGCAGCTGAGGGTAGTTTCCCACCGATGTCGCAAGAGGGCAGGCCTTAAGCAGCAGGCCAGGTTTAGTGTACACTGATTAAGCTTTGTGGCCCTTCCCTGTATGCCCTCCTCTACTCCGCCTTAGCACAAGAGTGCAGAAGCCCCCAGGATGCCTTGAGGGTGAGGGTGGCACGGTCATGGTATGTTCCCTGGCACTGATCCCTTCATCCCAGTGGGCTTTGGGAGAGATACACCCAGCCTGAGCCCAGCCTCTCCCAAGTCCCACAGGGCCCAGCAAGTTGTAGCCTCCAAACAGGTGAGAGGGCCAAGGCTCTCACCTGTGTCCCAGGACACCAGTCTTTCACCAAGTGACTGTGTCTTGCCCTTGCCAGCTAGCCAGCTCTCCCTCTACCTGACTGAGGGCCCCTGCAGGGAAGACCTGGGTAAGATAGGTGGATCATGCCTAGGGAATGGGGcagctgtgtgtgagtgtgttggcCTTGGGCTCCTCTATCAGCCCATACTTGCCCTCTCCCTCTTAGGACAAGTTCCAGAAGAGGAGGCTGGTCAGAATGGACAGAGCCGAGGCCTGCCCAAGACCATGTGCATGAATGGCACTGATTCAGCACAGCTGAGCACCAAATCAAGGGCAGAGCGCCGAGCCAGTGCTGCCTCCAACCCTATCCGCAAGGCCTGTTCTGCCAGTGGCAAGATCCGTCGGCTGTCGGCCTGCAAGCAGCAGTGAGGGCTGTCAGCTGTAGGTGGGGCTGCAACAGGAATGGCAGGAGTGGGCGGTATTGAGCGGGAGTGAGCATTGCCTGAACTTAGCCAAGTCACTCTCATGGTCATTGCTGATCACCACCAGTTCTGCTCTTCAAAGTCCTATCAGTTCAGTCTGTGATCACTGCCACCAGGGTTGGGGGCAGAGGTCACTTCCCACAGAACACTGGCCACTTGGGAGATGGGACCCCTGTGCAGGAGGAAGGCTGGGAgtggggtagggggcttgccctgCCCCAGTTCCAGGCTGCTCTTGGGACAAGGGTGCTGGGAGTGGTTGGAGTCTAGCTGAGGCTGTAATCCTAgtccctgcttccctctcctATCACACCCCCCCCCAGTCCAGGAAGTGGGGATCAGGTCCCAAAGGTGCTGAGAGTCCCTGTTGCCTGCTCAGGATGTGGGCAGTGAGGTGTGGACCTGAGCCAGCAGCTGCCCCTGCCCAGCCACAGGGTCTCTGAGGGCCCTGGTTAATCTCAGTGAGCAGTGAGTGACTGACAGGGTGACCCTGGAATCAGGAAAGCTTTTCCTGTCTCCAAGTATCTGACAGCCCCATGGGATTGGCTTCAGTTTTTCTGCCATACCTATGAGCCCCAGGGTGGGGATGCGTATTTGCTGGCTGGGGATTGACAGACCTTCCATCCATCTGCAGCCTGTCTCTGAAAGCCCTGACCAGGTGCCATGGCCCAGGTTCTCCTCAGTCTTCCCGACAACAGCTGGCCCACCACCCAGGAAGGCCACCATCACACCCTTAATGCTGACTGCCCCACAGGAAGCCAGGTGGGAGGATCCTGGAGGGCTGTGGCTGGGGAACAGCAGACTGGAGTCTGCACATCCTCCCCCATCAtgagcagtggatagaacctcCTGTTGACTTTGCAATCCTGTGCTGGACCTCTTTCCTAGCCAAGGGAGGGTAAGGCGGGTCCGCGGGCCCTGCACAGACCTCACCGTGCACTTTACGTTTAGACTACTGGTTCTCACCTGACTTAACTTTGTTACACGTTAGCACCTCCCACACCTAGTGGTATGTTCAAACTGCAGCTGATGGGTGAGGGGGTGAACGGGCTTGCCCACTGAGACGCATGCCCAGTCCCCTTGGGAGCCAGGTGGCTGCCttgtttttgtttggcttttttttttttttttttttttttaaagaaaaaataaaacaggttgaTTTGAGCTGTGGTTGTGAGGGGTGTTTGGGAATTGTTGGGTAGCAGGGCATGCAGTCACAAGGGTCATCCGAGTCTGCAACTGAGGCCCCTCTGGACACTACAGTGCAGGAGTTAGCCAGGTCTTCAGGTCTTGCTGGCAGCACATGGAGATCCTAGGCCTCCATGGGGGTCTGCCTTTGGCTACAGTGGCTCCCTGTGCTCTCATGGTGGTGACCTTGCCTCTCTAAAGCTCAGCAGCCCTTCTCAGCCCCAGGGCCTACAGCTCCACAGCACGTGGGTTGAGTGTAATGGCAGGACCCTCGTCCTTGACTGAAGGCCCCTGCATTTGAATCCCCAGAGAAAACCCAGAGCAAGTAAGAGTAtgcagtaaatatttataatcaacCAGAAAGCAAGAAACTCCATCACTGGTACACAGACTGCAGGAAGCTTtgaggggtggggcggggtggctCAGCTGCCCCATATTTTGGCAATAAATAAAGCTTGGAAAACTTGAAACCTTGGCCATTTGGATTTTGTGTCTCAAAACACTGATGAGTCTTGGGGCTCTTTGGATGTGTGGCTGCAGGGCAGGCAGTCCACTCACATGCAGAGGACAGGGTAGTTGCTGACACTGGGAGGGCAGTGGGAAGTTGTCCAgggctgggggctgcagcagTGGGCATGGTTATTGCTTGGAGAAGGCTTGAACTGCAGCAAACACCAAACACACCACAGCAAGGTAACGGCTAATTAGCCATGCCAGTACACTCTTCACCAATTCTCAGCATCCTGTTGTCTGTTTCCCAGCGGGTTTGGCGCATGCTCTTGGCGTAGATTCAGCTCCTACAGACCAGATGTACCTCAAGGCTAGTCTGGCCCTAGGAGGGGTGATCTGTGCAGGTGCCTCCCGCAGTCAGGCTGCACTGTACCTCCAGGGTGCAGGTGTCTCCTGCAAACAAAAGCCCCTGCCACACATCCAGAAGCGACACTGTCTGGGGTAGAGCAGATGAATAGTGCCCCTTAGGAGCGCAAAGTTGAGAGAATATGCCTCCCTCCCACCAGACAAGCCAGGGTCCTCGTGCCTCGAAATAATGCAGAACCCAGCTTAAATGACTAGAGGAAACTGTACATGCACACTGGGCCAGTGTGGGGTGGCCCGGGCAGTATGCTTGCACTTGAGGTGGTCTCTGCACCCACGTACTGGGAACTCGTGTCCCTGGTAAGTATGGCCCTAGAGACCTCGTGCACGTGACAGGAACTGGAGGGGAGGGGCGAGGTTTAGGCCGGGCTTAGGTCTGGAGATGTGGGTGCAGCAGTAGTAGCGGCCAGTGTGGTGGTCGCAACAGGCTGGGCGAGGTGTGGCAAGAAGAGTCTGTCTTCGAGGCCAGCTGCCAACTTGTCCAGCAGTGCCCCCGAGGGTCGGGCACACAGGCCTGATCCAGGGCACCCGCCACTGGGCTCCTCCTCAATGGCGGGAATGGTAGACGCCTGGGGACTGGTCGGGTCTTCACCAGCACGGCTGTCGGGTGGGCAGTCGACGCTGTCCCCTCGGCGCAGGGGTGCGCGCATGGGGCGGGGATCAAGTCCTGGTGGTGTAGAGGGCACAGCGTGCTCACCGGGATCACTGTGCTGCCGGCCACGCTGTTGCCACTGCTTGCGTGGGTGGGTGTGTGGATGTGCGCGTGCTCGATGGCGCACGGCAGCAGGTGGGGTGTCCTCAAAATGAGGATCGTGACGCAGAAACTCATGGAAGAGTGCATCAGTCTTCTCGTCTACACTGTAGTCTCGGCGTGGTGTGCGGCGGGGCCAGGCACGAGGGCTATGTGGCCAGGTGGACTCCTCGGCCAGGGCCCCGTCGAAGCTGCCCCCTACAGTAGCCACGGGGCCCGCACTGGAGGAGGAGCACTTTTCGGGCGCGCTGGGAGGGCCATCGTCGCCCGTGCTGCGCCCCTCGATACTGGCATAGCCACTATCCATCTGCAGCAGTTTGCGCGGCCCTCCCACCTCACCATCTGAGGGCCGATGTGTGGGAGGAGACgaggaaggtgggaaggagggtGCTGTGCCCCCGGAGCCAGAGCTGTCGCCACTGCGCACCGAGTCATGGTCGTTGCTGCTGTGGTCCGAGGTGGTGGCTGCGTGCAGCTCAAGCGAAGCGCGCAGGCTCCAGATGTCATGGTAGATGGTCTGGGCCTGCTCCAGCCCTGTGTCCCGCTCACTATCCGATTCCTGCTGCTGCTCAGGCCCCGCAACACCTATGCTGCACTCTGGGGGGTACTCGGAGTTCACTCCTCCCGTGgcgcctgcctcctcctcctccacctctagCCTGCAAGCCAGGCGCAACCGTCAGAAGgttccccatcccctccctggCCACCCTACTCAGTCAGGGAGGGTGGGTATGGATGGGGACGTTCCACCTTGGCCAGGCTCTGTagaacatgtttttttaaatgctgtctCCTTTGCAGAAAATGCTTTTTTGGTAAACCCTGAGCTCTCCTGGAGCCTTTTCAACCAGGGTGTCTTATATATGTGACTCCCAAACATCTGTGGACACTGAAGATACTGGCTCCTCACCCAGAAAGAGGGATGCAGGTGGACAGCCCCTACCCCTAGGTGCATGGATATGCCATTAAGTACCCTCCCACTATCTTGGATTGATAAACTAGGAGGATGATGCATAATCAGGAGAATTCACTACCTAGACCAGGAGGTACCCAAGTATAGGAACTGTGTGCCCTGCTCCCTAAATTCCTCATCTCACTGACAATGACCCAGAGCTTCAGGATAGCTGTCCTAGGGGTGGGAAAAGAGGTCTTACTGGCAGATATATAAACAACGTTTCTGAGAAGGAGCCTGGGCAGGTGGGAGGGGGCTTCTCAGGATGACTCCACTGGGAAGCAGTACTACCTGGGCCTGTATGGACCCCCAGCAATCCTGTCTGAACAGGCGTTAAATCCTGCAGACCCTAGGTGCATTTTCAGGGAACCAACCTCCCATTGGCCCTTATCCAGTTTCCCCCTGCTCCCTTCCTACAGTCCATGATCCACACTGGAGAGGTGGCCCTAGCGAGACAGGCTCCAGAACAGGCCGTGGCACTGGGGGAATCTGATTGCCTGTCTGCCCTGCAGATAGGGCAGGGAAAGTACTCCCTTGGCAACCTATGGGTGACTGGGTGGGGCAGGGGCCCATAGGCTCACCCCTAACACTTCTATCTACTGAAAAATACCTGCCGAGAGTGGGGGACGGGCTGGTGGGGCTGGCCAGAAAGGGGCAGGGGGGCGGGAAGGCCATGGCAGCGCCTGAGCTGGCAATGTACTGGATGTAGTCCACGTGGGGGGTGTCCCCTTCTTCTTGCTCCATGCTCTCACTGGCTGCCCGCTGCCGCTGGAAGTGGTGCCTTTTAGGGGAGCCTGTGCAAAGGAAGGCACATCTGCCTGCTgggcccctcccagccctgctccacCCAACCCACCCCCACCACAGCTGCAGGCACTAGCCTGGGCCAGGTAAGTATGGACCCTGTTGGGCAGGTATGAGATGAGCCAAGGCAGCAGCAGTGATATAAGCACCCGAACAGCCCAGGATGACAGGTGTGGCTAGAGCAAGGACTTTCACTGGTCACACACTGGCAGGTGCAACTGGATTAAAGCAGAGATGTGGGAAAGTGTAGAGAGGAACAGGTTGAGGGGATGAAGGAAGAGGTGAAGCctactcccagccccacccctgcccatGGGCCTCCTGGACAAGTACCAGAACCCTCCCACCATGGATGCCTGGGAGAAGCTTCAGTAGAAAGGcctcaggggtggggtggggaggagtcaCCTAACAAATAGGTTCTAGATGCTTCTTTTCCTGCATTTGACTATAATCACCCTCA of Saccopteryx bilineata isolate mSacBil1 chromosome 1, mSacBil1_pri_phased_curated, whole genome shotgun sequence contains these proteins:
- the CBARP gene encoding voltage-dependent calcium channel beta subunit-associated regulatory protein isoform X2, whose translation is MSRGLSLRPSGKLPRAEAAPSHLKMQPTATMPTVVTTSAAATPTTTWDNTTGHPTAEPDSILDNYMLLVVVMSLFVGGTLVVLSGVLLLCRRCWEVHQGFNRAMEEAEKTTTTYLDNSTHPVQDSELRGEDLEGQDAETEHFLSTSSTGRRVSFNEAALFEQSRKAQDKGRRYTLTEGDFHHLKNARLTHLHLPPLKIVTIHECDSSEASATTMPHPPVPPKASLAIFQPLGKALTGRSVGPSSALPGDPYNSATGLADFEISPSASSDSGEGISLDAGTRITKPGGLGTSVGPCELGPGSGAGPVLQFFTRLRRHASLDGASPYFKVKKWKLEPSQRASSLDTRGSPKRHHFQRQRAASESMEQEEGDTPHVDYIQYIASSGAAMAFPPPCPFLASPTSPSPTLGRLEVEEEEAGATGGVNSEYPPECSIGVAGPEQQQESDSERDTGLEQAQTIYHDIWSLRASLELHAATTSDHSSNDHDSVRSGDSSGSGGTAPSFPPSSSPPTHRPSDGEVGGPRKLLQMDSGYASIEGRSTGDDGPPSAPEKCSSSSAGPVATVGGSFDGALAEESTWPHSPRAWPRRTPRRDYSVDEKTDALFHEFLRHDPHFEDTPPAAVRHRARAHPHTHPRKQWQQRGRQHSDPGEHAVPSTPPGLDPRPMRAPLRRGDSVDCPPDSRAGEDPTSPQASTIPAIEEEPSGGCPGSGLCARPSGALLDKLAAGLEDRLFLPHLAQPVATTTLAATTAAPTSPDLSPA
- the CBARP gene encoding voltage-dependent calcium channel beta subunit-associated regulatory protein isoform X5; the encoded protein is MQPTATMPTVVTTSAAATPTTTWDNTTGHPTAEPDSILDNYMLLVVVMSLFVGGTLVVLSGVLLLCRRCWEVHQGFNRAMEEAEKTTTTYLDNSTHPVQDSELRGEDLEGQDAETEHFLSTSSTGRRVSFNEAALFEQSRKAQDKGRRYTLTEGDFHHLKNARLTHLHLPPLKIVTIHECDSSEASATTMPHPPVPPKASLAIFQPLGKALTGRSVGPSSALPGDPYNSATGLADFEISPSASSDSGEGISLDAGTRITKPGGLGTSVGPCELGPGSGAGPVLQFFTRLRRHASLDGASPYFKVKKWKLEPSQRASSLDTRGSPKRHHFQRQRAASESMEQEEGDTPHVDYIQYIASSGAAMAFPPPCPFLASPTSPSPTLGRLEVEEEEAGATGGVNSEYPPECSIGVAGPEQQQESDSERDTGLEQAQTIYHDIWSLRASLELHAATTSDHSSNDHDSVRSGDSSGSGGTAPSFPPSSSPPTHRPSDGEVGGPRKLLQMDSGYASIEGRSTGDDGPPSAPEKCSSSSAGPVATVGGSFDGALAEESTWPHSPRAWPRRTPRRDYSVDEKTDALFHEFLRHDPHFEDTPPAAVRHRARAHPHTHPRKQWQQRGRQHSDPGEHAVPSTPPGLDPRPMRAPLRRGDSVDCPPDSRAGEDPTSPQASTIPAIEEEPSGGCPGSGLCARPSGALLDKLAAGLEDRLFLPHLAQPVATTTLAATTAAPTSPDLSPA
- the CBARP gene encoding voltage-dependent calcium channel beta subunit-associated regulatory protein isoform X3, which translates into the protein MISRFGERCGEQAPSHLKMQPTATMPTVVTTSAAATPTTTWDNTTGHPTAEPDSILDNYMLLVVVMSLFVGGTLVVLSGVLLLCRRCWEVHQGFNRAMEEAEKTTTTYLDNSTHPVQDSELRGEDLEGQDAETEHFLSTSSTGRRVSFNEAALFEQSRKAQDKGRRYTLTEGDFHHLKNARLTHLHLPPLKIVTIHECDSSEASATTMPHPPVPPKASLAIFQPLGKALTGRSVGPSSALPGDPYNSATGLADFEISPSASSDSGEGISLDAGTRITKPGGLGTSVGPCELGPGSGAGPVLQFFTRLRRHASLDGASPYFKVKKWKLEPSQRASSLDTRGSPKRHHFQRQRAASESMEQEEGDTPHVDYIQYIASSGAAMAFPPPCPFLASPTSPSPTLGRLEVEEEEAGATGGVNSEYPPECSIGVAGPEQQQESDSERDTGLEQAQTIYHDIWSLRASLELHAATTSDHSSNDHDSVRSGDSSGSGGTAPSFPPSSSPPTHRPSDGEVGGPRKLLQMDSGYASIEGRSTGDDGPPSAPEKCSSSSAGPVATVGGSFDGALAEESTWPHSPRAWPRRTPRRDYSVDEKTDALFHEFLRHDPHFEDTPPAAVRHRARAHPHTHPRKQWQQRGRQHSDPGEHAVPSTPPGLDPRPMRAPLRRGDSVDCPPDSRAGEDPTSPQASTIPAIEEEPSGGCPGSGLCARPSGALLDKLAAGLEDRLFLPHLAQPVATTTLAATTAAPTSPDLSPA
- the CBARP gene encoding voltage-dependent calcium channel beta subunit-associated regulatory protein isoform X4 — protein: MCLGAPSHLKMQPTATMPTVVTTSAAATPTTTWDNTTGHPTAEPDSILDNYMLLVVVMSLFVGGTLVVLSGVLLLCRRCWEVHQGFNRAMEEAEKTTTTYLDNSTHPVQDSELRGEDLEGQDAETEHFLSTSSTGRRVSFNEAALFEQSRKAQDKGRRYTLTEGDFHHLKNARLTHLHLPPLKIVTIHECDSSEASATTMPHPPVPPKASLAIFQPLGKALTGRSVGPSSALPGDPYNSATGLADFEISPSASSDSGEGISLDAGTRITKPGGLGTSVGPCELGPGSGAGPVLQFFTRLRRHASLDGASPYFKVKKWKLEPSQRASSLDTRGSPKRHHFQRQRAASESMEQEEGDTPHVDYIQYIASSGAAMAFPPPCPFLASPTSPSPTLGRLEVEEEEAGATGGVNSEYPPECSIGVAGPEQQQESDSERDTGLEQAQTIYHDIWSLRASLELHAATTSDHSSNDHDSVRSGDSSGSGGTAPSFPPSSSPPTHRPSDGEVGGPRKLLQMDSGYASIEGRSTGDDGPPSAPEKCSSSSAGPVATVGGSFDGALAEESTWPHSPRAWPRRTPRRDYSVDEKTDALFHEFLRHDPHFEDTPPAAVRHRARAHPHTHPRKQWQQRGRQHSDPGEHAVPSTPPGLDPRPMRAPLRRGDSVDCPPDSRAGEDPTSPQASTIPAIEEEPSGGCPGSGLCARPSGALLDKLAAGLEDRLFLPHLAQPVATTTLAATTAAPTSPDLSPA